In Mytilus edulis chromosome 4, xbMytEdul2.2, whole genome shotgun sequence, the following proteins share a genomic window:
- the LOC139521532 gene encoding uncharacterized protein encodes MKLVIVFLAIGLVKMQESIDFRSSGDDSRSSAEETDQNRLASPRRTNGRGQWMNRRENGFRAWNNRQARNFGHGGFQSQTDARTIRRPRPGLRNTPIRGNNPRNSRPFVDSSLRRRQPPRPSPFNARSRFGSNRRVTPDSNDFRSSSDDSRSSAEETDQNRLASPRSTNVRGQGMNRRNNGFRAWNNRQARNFGHGGFQSQTDARTIRRPRPGLRNTPMRGNNPRNSRPFVDSSLRRRQPPRSSPFNARSRFGSNRRVTPGGPLFRRIVTRQLSPPFRLVYRYVSV; translated from the exons ATGAAGCTTGTGATTGTTTTCCTAGCTATAGGACTGGTCAAAATGCAAG AATCGATTGACTTTAGATCCTCAGGCGATGATTCAAGATCTTCCGCTGAAGAAACGGACCAGAACAGACTCGCATCACCCCGTAGAACAAATGGCCGTGGACAGTGGATGAACCGTAGAGAAAATGGTTTCAGAGCTTGGAACAATCGTCAAGCTCGAAATTTTGGACATGGTGGATTCCAGAGTCAAACTGATGCTCGGACAATAAGAAGACCAAGACCAGGTTTGAGGAATACTCCTATTAGGGGGAATAATCCCAGAAATTCGAGACCATTTGTTGATTCTTCATTAAGAAGGAGACAACCGCCTAGACCTTCACCTTTCAATGCGAGATCAAGATTTGGTTCCAATAGAAGGGTGACGCCAG ATTCGAATGACTTCAGATCCTCAAGCGATGATTCAAGATCTTCCGCTGAAGAAACAGACCAGAACAGACTCGCATCACCCCGTAGCACAAATGTCCGTGGGCAGGGGATGAACCGTAGAAATAATGGTTTTAGAGCTTGGAACAATCGTCAAGCTCGAAATTTTGGACATGGTGGATTCCAGAGTCAAACTGATGCTCGGACAATAAGAAGACCAAGACCAGGTTTGAGGAATACTCCTATGAGGGGGAATAATCCCAGAAATTCTAGACCATTTGTTGATTCTTCATTAAGAAGGAGACAACCGCCTAGATCTTCACCTTTCAATGCGAGATCAAGATTTGGTTCCAATAGAAGGGTGACGCCAGGTGGGCCTTTATTCAGACGTATCGTGACAAGACAATTAAGTCCTCCATTCAGATTAGTGTACAGATATGTATCAGTTTAA